The following coding sequences lie in one Kitasatospora azatica KCTC 9699 genomic window:
- a CDS encoding N-acyl-D-amino-acid deacylase family protein produces MPTLLFRGATVVDGSGADRRPADVLVRDGLIAELGRNLTADQIIDARGLVLAPGFIDMHAHSDLRLLVERAHPSRVTQGVTCEVLGQDGLSYAPVDDTTLPALRLQLAGWNGDPEDFDWDWRSVGQYLDRLDRGIAVNACYLVPHGTLRALVLGWDRRPPSPAELDRMRQLLAEALREGAVGLSSGLSYTPGMYADTAELVALCEVVAAHGGYHSPHQRSYGAGALQGYAEMVEISRRSGCPLHLAHATMNFAVNQGRAGELLDLLDQALAEGCDLTLDSYPYLPGSTTLAALLPSWAAEGGPEATLARLADPTARERIRVELEECGSDGCHGVIADWSTVQLSGVRNQRLAALVGRTVAELAAERGSSGTELFFELLREDELGTTILQHVGHEENVRAIMRHRAHTAGSDGLLVGARPHPRAWGTFPRYLGRYSRELGVLTLEQAVHRMTGRPARRLRLTRRGLIRPGYHADLVLFDPDTVADTADYQDPRRPAVGIQHVYVNGTAVLSDARPTGALPGRALRRTDRGVR; encoded by the coding sequence ATGCCCACCCTGCTCTTCCGTGGCGCCACCGTGGTCGACGGCAGCGGCGCCGACCGCCGGCCGGCCGACGTGCTGGTCCGCGACGGACTGATCGCCGAACTGGGCCGGAACTTGACGGCCGATCAGATCATCGACGCCCGGGGACTGGTGCTGGCGCCCGGTTTCATCGACATGCACGCGCACTCCGACCTGCGCCTGCTGGTCGAGCGCGCCCACCCGTCCCGGGTGACCCAGGGAGTCACCTGCGAGGTGCTCGGTCAGGACGGGCTCTCCTACGCCCCCGTGGACGACACCACACTCCCGGCGCTGCGCCTCCAACTCGCGGGCTGGAACGGCGATCCCGAGGACTTCGACTGGGACTGGCGCAGCGTCGGACAGTACCTCGACCGGCTCGACCGCGGCATCGCCGTCAACGCCTGCTACCTGGTCCCGCACGGCACCCTGCGGGCTCTGGTACTCGGCTGGGACCGCCGCCCGCCGAGCCCCGCCGAACTCGACCGGATGCGCCAACTCCTGGCCGAGGCGCTGCGCGAGGGCGCGGTCGGCCTGTCCAGCGGCCTCAGCTACACCCCCGGCATGTACGCCGACACCGCCGAGCTGGTGGCGCTCTGCGAGGTGGTGGCCGCGCATGGCGGCTACCACTCGCCGCACCAACGCTCCTACGGCGCCGGGGCCTTGCAGGGCTACGCCGAGATGGTGGAGATCTCCCGGCGCTCCGGCTGCCCACTCCACCTGGCGCACGCCACCATGAACTTCGCCGTGAACCAGGGCCGGGCCGGCGAGCTGCTGGACCTGCTCGACCAGGCCCTCGCCGAGGGCTGCGACCTGACCCTGGACAGCTACCCGTACCTGCCGGGCTCCACCACCCTGGCTGCCCTGCTGCCCAGTTGGGCCGCCGAAGGCGGACCCGAGGCCACCCTGGCCAGGCTCGCCGACCCCACCGCCCGCGAGCGGATCCGGGTCGAGCTGGAAGAATGCGGCAGCGACGGCTGCCACGGCGTGATCGCCGACTGGAGCACCGTGCAGCTGTCCGGCGTACGGAACCAGCGGCTCGCCGCGCTGGTCGGCCGGACCGTCGCGGAGCTGGCCGCCGAGCGGGGCAGCAGCGGCACCGAGCTCTTCTTCGAGCTGCTGCGCGAGGACGAGTTGGGCACCACGATCCTGCAGCACGTCGGCCACGAGGAGAACGTCCGGGCGATCATGCGCCACCGGGCGCACACCGCAGGCAGTGACGGCCTGCTGGTCGGCGCTCGCCCGCACCCCCGCGCCTGGGGCACCTTCCCGCGCTACCTCGGCCGCTACAGCCGCGAGTTGGGCGTACTCACGCTCGAGCAGGCGGTGCACCGGATGACCGGCCGCCCGGCCCGCCGGCTGCGGCTGACCCGGCGCGGCCTGATCCGCCCCGGCTACCACGCCGACCTGGTGCTCTTCGACCCCGACACGGTCGCCGACACCGCCGACTACCAGGACCCGCGCCGCCCGGCAGTGGGCATCCAGCACGTCTACGTCAACGGCACCGCCGTACTGAGCGACGCCCGCCCGACCGGTGCACTGCCCGGCCGCGCGCTGCGCCGCACCGACCGAGGAGTCCGGTGA
- a CDS encoding type III PLP-dependent enzyme domain-containing protein gives MDRARVGELGAERLDWRFKALPAAAWGLTVREYLATGPTLDEFGTPLLTLDAGALDHNLRAMAAWCERAGVRLAPHGKTTMAPALWQAQLDAGAWGITLANLPQLRVARAFGVQRVLLANTLLDPAGLAWLAGELDTDPEFDCISWVDSVAAVKLIDQALRAAGAERPMEVLVELGGPGGRTGARDLATALAVAAAVAEAPTLRLAGLGGYEGALAHDSTPASLAAVEAYLARLVELHDRLRADGSLTGDTGEVIVTAGGSAYFDQVARVLAPLGRTGTSVVLRSGAYLVHDDGFYRAISPLVRGAAGEPLRSAMHGWARVVSRPEPALALLDGGKRDFPYDEGLPTPQLTRSGRPVTGTVTAVNDQHAFLRESDAEVGEVVRLGLSHPCTAFDKWTLIPVLDDAEAAHPRVVNLVRTFF, from the coding sequence ATGGACAGGGCAAGGGTGGGCGAACTCGGGGCAGAGCGCCTGGACTGGCGCTTCAAGGCGCTGCCGGCCGCCGCCTGGGGGCTGACCGTCCGGGAGTACCTGGCCACCGGGCCCACCCTGGACGAGTTCGGCACCCCGCTGCTCACCCTCGACGCGGGTGCACTGGACCACAACCTGCGCGCCATGGCCGCCTGGTGCGAGCGGGCCGGCGTCCGGCTCGCCCCGCACGGCAAGACCACCATGGCCCCGGCCCTCTGGCAGGCCCAACTGGACGCCGGCGCCTGGGGCATCACGCTGGCCAACCTGCCGCAGCTGCGGGTCGCCCGGGCCTTCGGCGTGCAGCGGGTGCTGCTCGCCAACACGCTGCTCGACCCGGCCGGACTCGCGTGGCTGGCCGGGGAGTTGGACACCGATCCGGAGTTCGACTGCATCTCCTGGGTGGACTCGGTGGCCGCCGTGAAACTGATCGACCAGGCGCTGCGGGCCGCCGGCGCCGAGCGCCCGATGGAGGTGCTGGTCGAGCTCGGCGGGCCGGGAGGCCGCACCGGCGCCCGGGATCTGGCCACCGCGCTGGCCGTGGCGGCGGCGGTGGCCGAGGCGCCGACCCTGCGACTCGCCGGCCTCGGCGGCTACGAGGGCGCCCTCGCCCATGACAGCACGCCCGCCTCGCTCGCCGCCGTCGAGGCCTACCTGGCCCGCCTGGTCGAACTGCACGACCGCCTGCGCGCGGACGGCTCGCTCACCGGCGACACCGGCGAGGTCATCGTGACGGCCGGCGGCAGCGCCTACTTCGACCAGGTCGCCCGGGTGTTGGCGCCGCTCGGCCGGACCGGGACCTCGGTGGTGCTGCGCTCGGGCGCCTACCTGGTGCACGACGACGGCTTCTACCGGGCCATCTCCCCGCTGGTGCGCGGCGCCGCCGGCGAACCGCTGCGCTCGGCCATGCACGGCTGGGCCCGCGTGGTCTCCCGCCCCGAGCCGGCACTCGCCCTGCTGGACGGCGGCAAGCGCGACTTCCCCTACGACGAGGGCCTGCCCACTCCCCAACTCACCCGCTCGGGGCGGCCGGTGACCGGAACCGTCACCGCCGTCAACGACCAGCACGCCTTCCTGCGGGAGAGCGACGCGGAGGTCGGCGAGGTGGTCCGCCTCGGCCTCTCGCACCCCTGCACGGCCTTCGACAAGTGGACCCTGATCCCAGTCCTGGACGACGCCGAGGCCGCCCACCCCCGGGTGGTCAACCTGGTGCGGACCTTCTTCTGA
- a CDS encoding IclR family transcriptional regulator — protein MSQTVSRALALLTELAEGERSLDQLAALLGVHKTTALRLLQSLEEARLVYRDAGYRYHLGAGLFALSSRALEQRSVRRLAAGRLAALNAATGQTVHLAALEGGEVVYIDKYESRQPVRMYSRIGLTVPMHCAAVSKVLLADLPPTERQKLVSELEFTPFTERTLTTPKALLAELAVVAEQGWAQDHAEHEPFVNCVAAPIRDATGRVVAAASLSVPDLSLPYERVLELLPQLLAATAAISAECGAD, from the coding sequence ATGAGTCAGACCGTCTCCCGCGCCCTGGCCCTGCTCACCGAACTCGCCGAGGGCGAACGCTCCCTCGACCAGCTCGCCGCCCTGCTCGGCGTGCACAAGACCACGGCGCTGCGCCTGCTGCAGAGCCTGGAGGAGGCCCGCCTGGTCTACCGCGACGCCGGGTACCGCTACCACCTCGGCGCCGGCCTGTTCGCCCTGTCCAGCCGGGCCCTGGAGCAGCGCTCGGTCCGCCGCCTCGCGGCCGGCAGGCTGGCCGCGCTGAACGCGGCCACCGGCCAGACCGTGCACCTGGCTGCCCTGGAGGGCGGCGAGGTGGTCTACATCGACAAGTACGAGTCGCGCCAGCCGGTGCGGATGTACTCCAGGATCGGGCTGACGGTGCCGATGCACTGCGCGGCGGTGTCCAAGGTCCTGCTCGCCGACCTACCGCCGACGGAGCGTCAGAAACTGGTGTCCGAACTGGAGTTCACCCCGTTCACCGAGCGCACCCTGACCACCCCGAAGGCGCTGCTGGCCGAGCTGGCCGTGGTCGCCGAGCAGGGCTGGGCGCAGGACCACGCCGAGCACGAGCCGTTCGTGAACTGCGTGGCCGCCCCGATCCGCGATGCCACCGGCCGGGTGGTCGCGGCCGCCTCGCTGTCGGTCCCCGACCTGTCCCTGCCCTACGAGCGGGTGCTGGAGCTGCTGCCCCAGCTGCTCGCCGCCACCGCCGCGATCTCCGCCGAGTGCGGCGCCGACTGA
- a CDS encoding RidA family protein encodes MSEKIEIRTDGAPAPAWVFSQAVRKGPILQVSGQGPQDPATGAYLHQGDVKAQTRRTLENVKAILTAGGASVADVVMFRVYLTERADFAAMNEVYATFLEENLPAGAVKPCRTTVFVELPHEVMLVEIDAQAVLD; translated from the coding sequence ATGAGCGAGAAGATCGAGATCCGCACCGACGGCGCCCCGGCCCCGGCCTGGGTGTTCTCCCAGGCCGTCCGCAAGGGCCCGATCCTGCAGGTCTCCGGACAGGGTCCGCAGGATCCGGCGACCGGCGCCTACCTGCACCAGGGCGACGTCAAGGCGCAGACCCGGCGGACCCTGGAGAACGTCAAGGCGATCCTGACGGCTGGCGGCGCGAGCGTGGCGGACGTGGTGATGTTCCGCGTCTACCTGACCGAGCGGGCGGACTTCGCGGCGATGAACGAGGTCTATGCCACGTTCCTCGAGGAGAACCTGCCGGCCGGCGCGGTCAAGCCGTGCCGCACCACGGTCTTCGTGGAGCTGCCGCACGAGGTGATGCTGGTGGAGATCGACGCGCAGGCCGTGCTCGACTGA
- a CDS encoding acyl-CoA thioesterase, with protein sequence MTAYRNAHVLRCPTRWSDVDENGHINNARLVGYIQEGIYDLFHHHAKAVRDSLFPAGFLIARHEIDYLEQLHHQPEPLLVRLMVEGLGRSSARVRVDVCRDPFRYMTARTVVVARDRASGRSRKLSQSERHFLSDYMTTSSSFVSPGIPTPAKPVDAAPPRITPKVMPQRAPRTVMARQSHQTYQSHQTLSAHQAAPARKVPAPSRLPARVLCRV encoded by the coding sequence ATGACGGCATACCGCAACGCCCATGTGCTGCGCTGCCCCACCCGGTGGAGCGACGTGGACGAGAACGGCCACATCAACAATGCCCGACTGGTCGGCTACATCCAGGAGGGAATCTACGATCTCTTTCACCACCACGCGAAGGCGGTGCGGGATTCGCTCTTTCCGGCCGGATTCCTGATCGCGCGGCACGAGATCGACTATCTGGAACAGTTGCACCACCAACCGGAGCCGCTGCTGGTGCGGCTGATGGTGGAAGGGCTCGGGCGCAGTTCGGCACGGGTGCGGGTGGACGTCTGCCGGGACCCGTTCCGGTACATGACGGCGCGCACCGTGGTGGTGGCCCGGGACCGGGCTTCGGGGCGCTCGCGCAAGTTGAGCCAGTCCGAGCGGCATTTCCTGTCGGACTATATGACGACGTCCTCGTCCTTTGTCTCGCCGGGCATTCCGACACCCGCGAAGCCGGTGGACGCGGCGCCGCCCCGGATCACGCCCAAGGTGATGCCGCAGCGGGCGCCCAGGACGGTGATGGCCCGTCAGAGCCACCAGACGTACCAGAGCCACCAGACCCTGTCGGCCCACCAGGCCGCTCCGGCGCGCAAAGTGCCGGCGCCCAGCCGGTTGCCGGCCCGAGTGCTCTGCCGGGTCTGA
- a CDS encoding GNAT family N-acetyltransferase → MELRTTGYDHPDAAFLTAEVQQEYIRRYGDVDQTEMRAEHFVAPQGIFVVGYLDGAPVACGGWRVKDGSNAFLRDGDAELKRMFVVEKARGRGLARLLLRHLEAAAIAAGRRRLVLETGTEQPEAVALYESEGYSPITKFGIYRDSPECICLGKELVTVPVA, encoded by the coding sequence ATGGAGCTTCGCACTACGGGGTACGACCACCCCGACGCCGCCTTCCTCACCGCCGAGGTCCAGCAGGAGTACATCCGCCGCTACGGCGATGTCGACCAGACCGAGATGCGGGCCGAGCACTTCGTCGCCCCGCAGGGCATCTTCGTGGTGGGCTACCTGGACGGTGCCCCGGTCGCCTGTGGCGGCTGGCGGGTCAAGGACGGCAGCAACGCCTTCCTGCGGGACGGGGACGCCGAGCTCAAGCGGATGTTCGTGGTCGAGAAGGCGCGCGGCCGTGGTCTGGCCCGCCTGCTGCTGCGGCACCTGGAAGCCGCCGCGATCGCCGCCGGCCGTCGCCGCCTGGTGCTGGAGACCGGTACCGAGCAGCCCGAGGCGGTGGCTCTCTACGAGTCCGAGGGATATTCGCCGATCACCAAGTTCGGCATCTACCGGGACTCCCCGGAGTGCATCTGCCTGGGCAAGGAACTGGTCACCGTACCGGTCGCCTGA
- a CDS encoding ankyrin repeat domain-containing protein — MSDTHDPQASDAETEEQLIELAGRIFEAARGGDAAALEAFLAAGAPVNLANERGDTLLMLAAYHGHAQAVRVLLQHGADPNQVNDRGQTPLAGTVFKGNDEALDALLAGGADPHAGQPSAFATAQMFQKDELLARFAQQ; from the coding sequence ATGTCCGACACGCACGACCCCCAGGCGTCCGACGCCGAGACCGAGGAGCAGCTGATCGAGCTGGCCGGCCGGATCTTCGAGGCCGCCCGGGGTGGCGACGCCGCCGCACTGGAGGCCTTCCTGGCCGCCGGGGCGCCGGTGAACCTGGCCAACGAACGCGGTGACACGCTGCTGATGCTGGCCGCCTACCACGGCCACGCCCAGGCGGTCCGGGTGCTGCTGCAGCACGGCGCCGACCCGAACCAGGTCAACGACCGCGGTCAGACCCCGCTGGCGGGCACCGTCTTCAAGGGCAACGACGAGGCGCTGGACGCGCTGCTGGCCGGCGGCGCCGACCCGCACGCCGGCCAGCCCTCGGCCTTCGCGACCGCGCAGATGTTCCAGAAGGACGAGCTGCTGGCCCGGTTCGCCCAGCAGTAG
- a CDS encoding FtsK/SpoIIIE domain-containing protein, producing MSLNRHLTRGRDLARTAGDHAADMFAPLTLIGRGLRRHAGWARARWQATPKERRGPTLLLTAAALVGVFLLPHGPLLAVVALVASAAWTGREPKAAAAPEPDPADVKLPALYAALTPYLASPDDVCPLYRPDGGYQDAFAGWAFDAEGRLAALEIGYPAYFPDTEPAARGRIEQVVQGKAGRAREYRFDWDQECNKLQVTALAPLPVDVPAQTWVTTPGEIVLGFTDTQATQRMIPVSQDGGPGHQPPVIWRTGPRSAEPHLLALGAAGSGTSTLLRTIALQALTHGDLMVIDGAGTGEHACLVNRPGVHTVETSLHGALAALDWAAQETERRLAALNTARYQGEPAPADVTRPLWLLLDHPTELSELAQAEGRPDPQELLEIPLRHGRAARVTVVVVDAIEAADRISPTVRTTTRARVVLGTQTALDLQTALGTPLEIAPAAQTPPGRGYARIGTQSPVRLQVPAVVDPLDEDAPARLRDAVIALLPHRDTRIEAAAPPMPEHQPMVPAEAAPAPEAQQATPTRVELGKERIG from the coding sequence ATGTCCCTCAACCGCCACCTGACCCGCGGCCGCGACCTCGCCCGCACCGCCGGGGACCACGCCGCCGACATGTTCGCGCCGCTCACCCTGATCGGCCGCGGCCTGCGACGGCACGCCGGCTGGGCCAGGGCCCGCTGGCAGGCCACGCCCAAGGAGCGGCGCGGCCCCACCCTGCTGCTCACCGCCGCCGCCCTGGTCGGCGTCTTCCTGCTGCCGCACGGCCCGCTGCTCGCGGTGGTCGCACTGGTCGCCAGCGCCGCCTGGACCGGCCGCGAGCCCAAGGCCGCCGCCGCCCCCGAGCCGGACCCGGCCGACGTCAAGCTGCCCGCTCTGTACGCCGCGCTCACCCCCTACCTGGCCTCGCCGGACGACGTCTGCCCGCTCTACCGTCCGGACGGCGGCTACCAGGACGCCTTCGCCGGCTGGGCGTTCGACGCCGAGGGCCGGCTCGCCGCGCTGGAGATCGGCTATCCCGCCTACTTCCCCGACACCGAGCCCGCCGCCCGCGGCCGGATCGAGCAGGTGGTGCAGGGCAAGGCCGGCCGGGCCCGGGAGTACCGCTTCGACTGGGACCAGGAGTGCAACAAGCTCCAGGTCACCGCGCTGGCCCCGCTGCCGGTGGACGTCCCCGCGCAGACCTGGGTGACCACCCCCGGCGAGATCGTGCTCGGCTTCACCGATACCCAGGCCACCCAGCGGATGATCCCGGTCAGCCAGGACGGCGGCCCCGGCCACCAGCCGCCGGTGATCTGGCGCACCGGCCCCCGCTCGGCCGAGCCGCACCTGCTCGCGCTCGGCGCGGCCGGCTCCGGCACCTCCACCCTGCTGCGCACCATCGCCCTGCAGGCGCTGACCCACGGCGACCTGATGGTGATCGACGGGGCCGGCACCGGCGAGCACGCCTGCCTGGTCAACCGTCCCGGCGTGCACACCGTGGAGACCAGCCTGCACGGCGCACTGGCCGCGCTGGACTGGGCCGCGCAGGAGACCGAGCGCCGGCTCGCCGCCCTGAACACCGCCCGCTACCAGGGCGAGCCGGCCCCCGCCGACGTCACCCGCCCGCTCTGGCTGCTGCTCGACCACCCGACCGAGCTCAGCGAGCTCGCCCAGGCCGAGGGCCGCCCCGATCCGCAGGAGCTGCTGGAGATCCCGCTGCGGCACGGCCGCGCCGCCCGGGTCACCGTGGTGGTGGTCGACGCGATCGAGGCCGCCGACCGGATCTCCCCCACCGTGCGGACCACCACTCGGGCCCGGGTGGTGCTCGGCACCCAGACCGCGCTGGACCTGCAGACCGCGCTCGGGACCCCGCTGGAGATCGCCCCCGCCGCGCAGACCCCGCCCGGCCGCGGCTACGCCCGGATCGGCACCCAGTCGCCGGTCCGCCTTCAGGTGCCGGCCGTGGTCGACCCGCTGGACGAGGACGCGCCCGCCAGGCTGCGCGACGCGGTGATCGCCCTGCTGCCGCACCGCGACACCCGGATCGAGGCGGCCGCCCCGCCGATGCCGGAGCACCAGCCGATGGTCCCCGCCGAGGCCGCTCCCGCCCCCGAGGCCCAGCAGGCGACACCGACTAGGGTCGAACTGGGCAAGGAGCGAATTGGGTAA
- a CDS encoding RNA polymerase-binding protein RbpA → MSERALRGTRLGATSYETDRGIDLAPRQTVEYACQNGHRFEVPFSVEAEIPSVWECRFCGTEAVLLDGDEPEEKKVKPTRTHWDMLMERRTREELEEVLAERLAVLRSGGMNLAVHPRDTRKSA, encoded by the coding sequence ATGAGCGAGCGAGCTCTCCGAGGCACGCGACTCGGCGCCACTAGCTACGAGACCGACCGTGGCATTGACCTGGCCCCGCGCCAGACCGTCGAGTACGCATGTCAGAACGGACACCGCTTCGAGGTGCCCTTCTCCGTCGAGGCGGAGATCCCCTCGGTTTGGGAGTGCCGGTTCTGCGGCACCGAAGCAGTCCTGCTCGATGGTGACGAGCCGGAAGAGAAGAAGGTCAAGCCGACCCGCACCCATTGGGACATGCTGATGGAGCGCCGGACCCGCGAGGAGCTGGAGGAGGTGCTGGCCGAGCGGCTGGCCGTGCTCCGTTCCGGTGGGATGAACCTCGCGGTGCACCCGCGTGACACCCGCAAGAGCGCCTGA
- the fxsA gene encoding FxsA family membrane protein codes for MTQHLDPSRAPGTPSEPPTGRRRSRLRRVLPLLVAVWLVLEIWLVVQVASVIGWLLVLLLLVLGAVLGGRLIKRAGLKAFRAASASLEQGTMPPSGAAETGTSLTVLAGLLLILPGFLSDLLGLTMLFPPTRAIWRAVGRRVARKALRAAPAGDPLADALRLQEQLRIHRPDGKVIQGEVVDPDHK; via the coding sequence GTGACCCAGCACCTTGACCCGAGCCGTGCCCCCGGAACCCCCAGCGAACCACCGACCGGCCGGCGACGCAGCCGACTGCGCCGGGTGCTGCCGCTGCTGGTGGCCGTCTGGCTGGTGCTGGAGATCTGGCTGGTCGTCCAGGTGGCCTCGGTGATCGGCTGGCTGCTGGTGCTGCTCCTGCTGGTGCTCGGCGCGGTGCTGGGCGGTCGGCTGATCAAGCGGGCCGGGCTGAAGGCCTTCCGTGCCGCCTCCGCCTCGCTGGAGCAGGGCACCATGCCGCCGTCGGGCGCCGCCGAGACCGGCACCAGCCTGACCGTGCTGGCCGGACTGCTGCTGATCCTGCCCGGCTTCCTCTCCGACCTGCTCGGCCTGACCATGCTCTTTCCGCCGACCCGGGCGATCTGGCGCGCCGTCGGCCGGCGGGTCGCGCGCAAGGCGCTGCGCGCCGCACCGGCGGGTGATCCGCTCGCGGACGCGCTCCGCCTGCAGGAGCAGCTGCGCATCCACCGGCCCGACGGCAAGGTCATCCAGGGCGAGGTCGTCGACCCGGACCACAAATGA
- the lnt gene encoding apolipoprotein N-acyltransferase: protein MAVPVDAAPHAVDPTPRGPGDAPRPGRLARLRAKARAGWKRSALAAGAGLLLAAAFPPYDLWPLSILAVAALSLLTYGRTVRQGLWTGFAFGLPFFLWLLVWIRVIGSDAWIGLSLAETLFVGALGGGLALTSRLRGWPLWGACLWVAEEWARDRLPLGGFPWGRLAFANTASPYTPLAALGGAPLVTFAVALTGTLLGYLVLLRVRRSRQPAGPQRILRPAAAVLCAAVVTGSGMIVPVPTKAADHVHVALIQGNVPRPGMDFLGRPMQVLDNHAAATEQLAAEIKSGQVPRPDLVIWPENSSDLDPFSDPLAYQRIDQAVRAIGVPTLVGALVDGPDAQHVQNEGIVWDPVTGPGAHYTKQHPVPFGEYVPFRSVLMKVITRLQRVAHDFYPGKGLGVMQLGPARIGDVICFEVAYDEIVRDTVNGGGRVLVVQTNNATYAKSGQPDQQLAMSRLRAVEHGRAVLIAATSGISAVIRPDGSIESRTQELTAAQLAADVPLRDGRTVADRVGAAPEWALSVLGLLACGAAVLVSRRRGRSAGTPVSVQPLDKVAP, encoded by the coding sequence GTGGCAGTGCCCGTCGACGCGGCTCCCCACGCCGTCGACCCCACCCCGCGGGGCCCGGGCGACGCCCCGCGCCCCGGCCGCCTGGCCCGCCTGCGGGCGAAGGCCCGGGCCGGCTGGAAGCGCAGCGCGCTGGCCGCCGGAGCGGGGCTGCTGCTGGCCGCCGCCTTCCCGCCCTACGACCTGTGGCCGCTGTCCATCCTCGCGGTGGCGGCGCTCTCGCTGTTGACCTACGGGCGCACCGTCCGCCAGGGCCTGTGGACCGGCTTCGCCTTCGGGCTGCCGTTCTTCCTCTGGCTGCTGGTCTGGATCCGGGTGATCGGTTCGGACGCCTGGATCGGGCTCTCGCTGGCCGAGACGCTCTTCGTCGGCGCGCTCGGCGGCGGCCTGGCGCTCACCTCGCGGCTGCGCGGCTGGCCGCTCTGGGGGGCCTGCCTCTGGGTGGCCGAGGAGTGGGCCCGCGACCGGCTGCCGCTGGGCGGGTTCCCGTGGGGACGCCTGGCCTTCGCCAACACCGCCAGCCCGTACACCCCGCTGGCCGCGCTCGGCGGCGCGCCCCTGGTGACCTTCGCGGTCGCGCTGACCGGCACCCTGCTCGGCTACCTGGTCCTGCTCCGGGTCCGCCGGTCCCGGCAGCCCGCCGGACCGCAGCGGATCCTGCGTCCGGCCGCCGCCGTGCTCTGCGCGGCGGTCGTCACCGGCAGCGGCATGATCGTCCCGGTGCCGACCAAGGCCGCCGACCACGTGCACGTCGCGCTGATCCAGGGCAATGTGCCGCGCCCCGGGATGGACTTCCTGGGCCGCCCGATGCAGGTGCTGGACAACCACGCCGCTGCCACCGAGCAGCTGGCCGCCGAGATCAAGTCCGGTCAGGTGCCCCGCCCCGACCTGGTGATCTGGCCGGAGAACTCCTCCGACCTGGACCCGTTCAGCGATCCGCTGGCCTACCAGCGGATCGACCAGGCGGTCCGCGCGATCGGCGTGCCCACCCTGGTGGGCGCGCTGGTCGACGGTCCGGACGCCCAGCACGTGCAGAACGAGGGCATCGTCTGGGACCCGGTCACCGGCCCCGGTGCCCACTACACCAAGCAGCACCCCGTCCCGTTCGGCGAGTACGTGCCGTTCCGCTCGGTGCTGATGAAGGTGATCACCCGGCTGCAGCGGGTCGCCCACGACTTCTACCCCGGCAAGGGCCTGGGCGTGATGCAGCTCGGGCCGGCCAGGATCGGCGATGTGATCTGCTTCGAGGTCGCCTACGACGAGATCGTCCGCGACACCGTCAACGGCGGCGGCCGGGTGCTGGTCGTCCAGACCAACAACGCCACCTACGCCAAGAGCGGCCAGCCCGACCAGCAGTTGGCGATGTCCCGGCTGCGCGCCGTCGAGCACGGCCGGGCCGTGCTGATCGCCGCGACCAGCGGGATCAGCGCGGTGATCCGTCCGGACGGCAGCATCGAGAGCCGCACCCAGGAGCTGACCGCCGCCCAGCTGGCGGCGGACGTCCCGCTGCGCGACGGCCGGACCGTCGCGGACCGGGTGGGCGCGGCCCCCGAGTGGGCGCTGTCCGTCCTAGGCCTGCTGGCCTGTGGCGCCGCCGTGCTGGTCAGCCGCCGGCGCGGCCGCTCCGCCGGAACACCGGTGTCGGTCCAGCCGTTGGACAAGGTGGCGCCCTGA